From a single Nicotiana tabacum cultivar K326 chromosome 8, ASM71507v2, whole genome shotgun sequence genomic region:
- the LOC142163355 gene encoding uncharacterized protein LOC142163355, giving the protein MATPPNIKEGMSTYRPPRFNGQYYGWWKTRIHDFIMDEDSELWDVIFDGPFVPTKNFGDAPIAIPMTRKEFDDAARKAIEKNFCAKTILVYGIGPDEYNRISACQSAKEIWEVLRTTHERTT; this is encoded by the coding sequence ATGGCTACTCCTCCAAACATAAAAGAAGGCATGTCTACTTACAGACCACCTAGGTTCAATGGACAATATTATGGATGGTGGAAAACTAGAATACATGACTTCATCATGGATGAAGATTCTGAgttatgggatgtaatatttgATGGACCCTTTGTTCCTACCAAAAACTTTGGCGATGCACCAATAGCCATTCCCATGACAAGGAAAGAATTCGATGATGCAGCTAGAAAGGCCATAGAGAAGAACTTTTGTGCAAAAACAATTCTGGTTTATGGTATTGGTCCTGATGAATACAATAGGATATCAGCATGTCAATCagccaaagaaatatgggaagtccTTCGAACAACTCACGAACGAACAACATAG